Proteins encoded in a region of the Uloborus diversus isolate 005 chromosome 1, Udiv.v.3.1, whole genome shotgun sequence genome:
- the LOC129220048 gene encoding paired box pox-neuro protein-like, with product MGVRPCDISRQLLVSHGCVSKILTRFYETGSIKPGSIGGSKPKQVATPHVVRKILRYKQENPSIFAWEIRDLLRSQRVCDEQSIPSVSSINRILRNSGHVVLEDTVPTNGSSSSSLSPVSNCYPTPYLLPESPLLSNASTTITTTLSRRVGNELLRSSSNGSESSKPGPSRAVARSSTSISIIDKTSSSQTETKSSGGYSIEELLKPTRGKMKRKESESDDDYDSETKTTNNQPVTKSARLQIPEVLSGDLNSTLLSRPYLLNAGSSPLHCWAPNNGGSGLSAFSLPRFVPGVMTFPCPYFPTPALPHTPSLYSSVYSVRKDFAHK from the exons ATGGGAGTGCGCCCTTGTGACATCTCACGACAACTACTGGTCTCGCATGGCTGCGTTTCGAAAATCTTGACCCGTTTCTACGAGACGGGCTCCATCAAACCCGGGTCCATTGGAGGAAGTAAGCCTAAG CAAGTTGCGACACCTCATGTTGTTCGAAAGATACTGCGATATAAACAGGAGAATCCATCAATCTTTGCGTGGGAAATACGCGACTTGTTACGAAGCCAAAGAGTCTGTGATGAGCAATCCATTCCGAGTGTCTCTTCTATCAACCGGATTCTCAGGAACAGTGGCCACGTGGTCTTGGAGGACACTGTACCGACAAATG GAAGCTCTTCCTCAAGCTTAAGTCCAGTCTCGAACTGCTACCCCACCCCTTACCTGCTCCCAGAATCTCCTCTGCTGTCCAACGCATCCACAACTATCACAACCACTCTCAGCAGGCGAGTGGGCAACGAACTTCTAAGGAGCAGCAGCAATGGATCCGAATCTTCGAAACCCGGTCCATCGAGAGCGGTGGCCAGATCTTCCACCAGCATCTCCATCATTGACAAAACGAGTTCCTCACAGACGGAGACCAAAAGCTCCGGTGGTTACTCGATAGAAGAACTGCTGAAACCAACGAGGGGGAAGATGAAGAGGAAGGAATCGGAGTCTGATGATGATTATGATTCAGAGACAAAAACAACAAATA ATCAACCAGTAACGAAATCGGCCAGACTTCAAATTCCAGAAGTGCTTTCAGGGGATCTGAACTCTACTCTCCTATCTAGGCCCTATCTTCTCAACGCTGGTAGCTCTCCACTCCACTGCTGGGCTCCGAATAACGGCGGATCTGGACTCTCAGCTTTTTCTCTTCCCCGCTTTGTACCTGGTGTCATGACCTTTCCTTGCCCATACTTCCCGACTCCAGCTTTGCCACATACGCCGAGCCTATACTCCTCTGTCTACAGCGTTAGAAAAGATTTCGCTCATAAATAG